Sequence from the Corallococcus sp. EGB genome:
GGGGTGACCACCCCAGCGGCCGTACCCGCCGCAGCGCCGGCCGTGCCAGCCCCGGCCCTCGCCGCGCCAGCCGTAGCCCCAGCCGTGCTCGATGATGTCCGCGAGCTCGCGGCGCTGGTTGGGCTCCAGCGCCTCGTGCATCTGGGACAGGGCGTCCTGCACGGCGTTGCGCAGCGTCTCCAGCGCCACGTCGTGGCGGCTGAAGAGCTCGCGCAGCATGGCCCCGTCGAAGTGCTCTCCGCGCAGCGAGCCCGCGAGCGACGTGCGGCTGGGGCCCCACTGGTCCTTCACCTTGGCGAAGGCCTCGCGCACGTTCTCCACGGCCTTCACGATGACCTTCTCCTGGCCGGGCGACGTCTCCAGCCGCTCGAAGAGCCAGCGCAGCCGGGGGCGCATGCCCCAGCGGCCCCCGCGGCCGTGGTGGTGGTAGCCGTAGCGCCCCCGGCGCAGGGTGGCGAAGAGACCGGCGAGGCAGGCGGTACCGAAAACGAATCCGAACATGGTCTTGGCTCCAGGAAGCAGGCGAGCACCGCACCGGCGGGCCCGTGTCGTTGCTGACGGAGCGGAAGGTAGAGGGCGGGTGTGAAGCCCACGCCCGGCGGCGGTGAAGAAGTGTGAAGGGCCGGGGAGGGGGGCCGGAATGCCCGGCGGGGCATGGGAGTTTCATCGCCGGGCCTCGTCCGGGTCCGCTGTGTCGGATGAAGGACGGCTGCCTGCTGGATTCTGCCCTCGGTGGTGGTGTTCGCGCAGGAAGTGGGTAGAGTGCCCGGCATGCCGGGGCGATGTGCGTTCCGGCATGGGTGACAGGCGAGAGCCGGTTACCCGCACAGAGCAGAGAAAGAGAAGAGACTCACAATGGCAACTGGTACCGTGAAGTGGTTCAACGACGCGAAGGGCTTCGGCTTCATCGCGCAGGACAATGGCGAGGACGTTTTCTGCCATCACACTGCCATCAACATGGATGGCTTCCGCACCCTGGCCGAGGGCCAGAAGGTGGAGTTCGAAGTCACCCGCGGCCCCAAGGGCCTGCAGGCGCAGAACGTCCGCGCCGCCTGAGCGAGCTGAACCGTCGACTCGCCCCCTGAGGTGAGTCCCCGAAGCCCAGTCTCCCTTGCGGAGGCTGGGCTTTCGTCTTTCCGGACGCAGGGCGGGCGAGCGGCCACCTCGACGCGGTCCGCCACGGCCGGGGGCCTTGCCTACCTTCTCCGCAGGAGGAGCGCGGCGCCGCGCGCCGCCCCCAAGGAGAGGCGAACATGGGCGACACCAGTGTGAAGAAGGTCGAGAGCCGCCATTCCCCCAAGGGGGAGATGGGCCAGAAGTACCTCGCGTCCGGCGTCCGTGTGGCCATGCGGCTGTGGGAGGACGAGCCGCCCGCCGAGGCCAAGCCCGCCAGCACCCGCGACTACGAGACCGTGGGCTTCGTGCTCAAGGGGCGCGCGGAGCTGCACCTGGAGGGGCAGATCATCCTGCTCAACCCCGGCGATTCCTGGCTCGTGCCGCGAGGGGCCCGCCACACATACAAGGTCCTGGAGACGTTCTCCGCCGTGGAGGCGACCAGCCCCGTGTCCTCCGTGCACGGCCGCGACGAGCACGAGGCCACGAAGGGTGCCAAGGCCTGACGCGTCGGTGAGGCCGGGGCGCAAGGCCCCGGCCCATGTCAGCCCCACGGGCAGGTCTCGTCCGGGGCGCATGCGAATCCTCTCTGTCGATGAGAAGCCCCTGCATGAGTGGTGGTACCTGAACGCGGCGCCACGCGGGGGCAGCCGCCCGGAGCGGCTCCCCTTGCTGAGCGGCTGGGTGGACACCCTCCCGAACGAACTCGATGCGCTCATTGCGCTGTCGGACCTCCAGGGGATGGCACCGCATGCCGCGCAGGACTGCGCCGCGGCGCTCCTGGGAGAGGTCCTGGCGGATGAACTGGCGATGATGGGCGAGGCAGGAGACCTGCCCCCCGCGAGCCGCACCGGCATCCTCCTGGCGGGAGACCTCTACTCCAACGACACCGCGGACGAACGCGGCGCGTCTGGTGACGTGCGGAGCGTCTGGAGCGCCTTCACCCGGAACTTCCGCTGGGTCGTCGGCGTGGCGGGAAATCACGACACCTTCGGCCGTGACCAGGAACGCGAGCGCTTCTTCCTCGAATCCGGACGCGAGCTGTTGGATGGCGGCGTCGTCACTCCGGACGGACTTCCAGTGGGCGGGGTGAGCTACATCATCGGGCGCCCGGACAAGCTCAACCGGCGCGAGCAGTCCGCCCAACTGGAACGGCTGGAATCCGTGTTGCTCGAGGAGCCGGAGGTGCTGGTCCTCCACGAAGGCCCGGACGCTCCGGAGAAGGGGCTGCGCGGCAACCCCGTCATCCGCGAGGCCGTGGAGCCCTGGAGCAAGCTCGTCGTCATCTGCGGCCACTGTCATTGGGACGTGCCCCTCGTCACGCTCGCGAGCGGGACCCAGGTCCTCAACGTGGACGCGCACGCGGTGATCCTCAGGCGTGCCGGGGCTTGATGGGAGCGCCAGCGCGGCGTCCCCAGGAGACGAAGAGCGACAGCGCGACGAGGAAGAAGTTGAAAGGCGTGTTCGCCGCTTCGCCGCGAGAGAAATGGAAGACGATGGCGCTCAGTTGAAGCAGCGCGCACCCCAGGGCGGCGAGGACCGTCAGCCCCGGCTTGATCCGCGTCAGCGAGGGCAGGACGACGCCCAGCCCGCCCGCCACGTCGACGAACGCAATGAAATACAGGAACGCGGCAGGCACCTGACCCGCCCAGGGAATCATCGCGGCGAGCTCCGGCAGGGGCGTGAAGGCCTTCCACAGGCCTGAGCCGACGAAGGTGATGCCCAACAGGGCCTGGACGATCCACAGCCCAACGTGAAGGCCCTTGGAGGACTTCGCGCCGGCGCTGACGGCAGGAGAGGGCGGATTCATCGTGGCTCCATGGTTACTTCCGTGTGCTTGGTTACGGTTTGTGACCATGTCTCTCTGGCATACCGTGCGGAGGCTGGACAAGGAGGCACATTGAAGTCACCTGGGCACGGAAAGATGACCGGGCGCTACGACGACGACTGCGTCGCCACGCGCGAAATCCTCAGCCTCGTCGGGGACAAGTGGAGCGTGATGGTCATCGTCAACCTGGGCGAGGGCCCTGTGCGCTTCAGCGACCTCAAGCGCGCCATCGAAGGCATCTCCCAGCGCATGCTGACCCTCACGCTGCGCAACCTGGAGCGGGACGGGCTCCTGACGCGCACCGTGCACCCGACGACGCCGCCGAGCGTGGACTACGCGCTCACCCGATTGGGACGCACGCTGCTCGAACCCGTGTCCGCCCTGGCGATGTGGGCGCAGAAGCACCGCCCGGAGATGGAACGCGCCCGCGAGGCCTTCGAACGCAGCCACCGGGCGAAGTGAACCTTCATCCCGGGGTGGGGTTCCGTGGCGTCCCGTGAAAATGATATGGCCATGGGATGGACGCAGCGCCCGCAGCTCTTTGTCCCAGACATCCTGAAACGCTCGCGGAAGGAACCTGCACCCGGTGTGGGACTTTCAAGTGTGTCCTGTGCCGCAAGGGGCCCGGGAAGACCGGGTTGTGTCCCGACTGCCATGTGTTGAGCCGGGCCGAGAAGCCCTCCGGGCGGGCGGTGCTCGCATTGGTGTTCGCCACCGTGGGCTTCTGCGGCTTCGTTCCTGGCATCGTCGGCCTGGTGCTGGGGCAGAAGGAGCTCAACGCCATCGAGGCGGGCCAGGCGCCCGTGTCCGGACACGAGCCGGCGGTGATCGCTCGCAACGTGGGGTGGTTCCACGTGGTGATGCTCTTTCTTCTCTGGCTGGGCCTCTACAATCACTTCCTCTGAGCTGGGGCAGGAGTTCGTCGATGGGTGTGATGAATCTGGCGTTGGAGGAGGGGGGACCCCGGAGCCTGAAGGTGTTCTGGCGCGACGACTGGCGGGACCTCCAAATCGAATTGGAGGGCCAGCCGGTGGGCTCGGTGGCGGACCCGCTCCAACTGGAACAGGGGGTGGAGTTCACGCTGCCGGATGGGAGCGTGCTGCACGTCCAGCTCGTCCACGTCGTCGCCACGGAGCTGCGGGTGAGGCGCAACGGCGTGCCGCTGCCTGAAAGCTCCACGGACCCCGTGCAGCAGGCCCGTTCCGCGACGTACATGCTCTACACGATGGCGGCCCTCACCACGGGGGCCGCGATGGTCTCGTTCGTCATCACGAACAACCTGAAGAAGCAGCTTCCGGTCTCCCTGGTCACCCTCCTGATGGGAGGCTGCGGGGCCGTCCTGGGCTTCTTCATGTTCAAGCGCTCTCGCGCGGCGGCGCTGGTGGCCGTCCTGTTCTTCGCCGCCGACAGCCTCTCCACGGCCTACACGAAGCTGATGGCGAAGGACGGACCGGGGGTCTCCATCGTGATCTGGCTCATCGTCCGCGCCCTCATCTTCGCGGTGCTCGTCAGGGGGTTCCTGGGCGCGCGAGAGCTGGCGCGCAGGAAGAAGCAGGGCCCGGGCACCGTGCCACCCGCCGTGGGCCCGGTGGCCGGCTCCCCGGCAACGAGTGCTTCTCTTCACGCGGGGACCGGCCCAGGATGACGGGAGGATGCCTCCCCGTGCTGCCCGTCCCCCCCGCTGTTCGCGCTGCAACCTGGCGAAGCACCTGTGCCTGTGCGCGGAGATTCCCCGGGTGGAGACCCGGACCCGGTTCGTCTTCCTCCAGCACGTGATGGAGGTCTCGAAGCGGAGCAACACCGGAGGCGTGGCCGCGCACGCCCTCGCGAACTCGAAGCTGCTCATCCACGGCTCCATGGCGGAGACCTTCGACATGGAGGCGCTCACCGAGCCGGGGACGTGGTTGCTCTTCCCGGATGGCGCCCCCGCGCGGCCGGACGCGCCTCCACCCAGGCAGGTGGTGGTGCTGGACGCGAACTGGTCGCAGGCGCGGAGGATGACCCAGCGGCTCTCCGAGCTGCGGGCGCTCCCCCGGCTGGTGTTGCCTCCGCCGGAGCCCGGGCTGCTCCGGCTCCGCGAGCCCTCGCATCCCTCCGGGATGTCCACCCTGGACGCCGTCGCCCGCGCGGTGGCCCTGCTGGAAGGGCCGGAGGTGGCGGCCCCCCTGGTGCGGCTCGCGTCACTCCGGGTGCAGCGCATCGCCGACTGCGGGACGCTGAACTGAGGCCCGCGAAGTGAGAGCACCCATGGCCTACCGGCTGATCATCTTCGACTTCGACGGGACGCTCGCGGACAGCGCGGACTGGTTTCGCGGCATCTTCAACGAGGTGGCCCGGCGCTACGGCTTCCGCGGCGTCAGCGCGGAGGAGCTGGAGTCGCTGCGCGGCCAGGACCACCGGGCCCTGCTCGCGACGCTGGGCGTGCCCATGTGGAAGCTGCCCTTCATCGCCGCGCACGTGCGCAAGCTCGCGGCGCGTGACGCGCACCGCATCCCGCTCTTCCCGGGCGTGGAGGCGATGCTGGAGCAATTGCAGGCGCGGGGCCTCACCCTGGCCGTGGTGAGCTCCAACGCGGAAGCGAACATCCGGCGGGTGCTCGGGCCGGTTGCCTCCGAGCGCATCCGCCACTACGCCTGTGGCGCGGGCCTCTTCAGCAAGCGCGCGAAGTTCCGCAAGGTGTTGAAGGCCGCGGGCGTGCGTGCCCACGAGGCCCTCTCCGTGGGAGACGAGGTGCGCGACATCGAGGCCGCGGCGGCCGAGGGCATCGCCACCGCCGCGGTGACCTGGGGCTACGCGACGGAGGCGCTGCTGCGCTCGCGCGCGCCCACGGTCGTCCTCACCCGCATCGAGGAGCTGCTGCAGGCCGTCGCGGCGTAGGCGCGCTCAGCGCGTGGTGTTGCGCAGGTACTGCGCATAGAAGCGGATGGCGGCGGCGTGCTCCTCCACGGAGAGCCGCTCGTCGCGGCCGTGCATCCGCGTGAGGTCCTCCCGGTTCAGCCGCACCGGCACGAAGCGGTAGACGCTGTCGCTCAGCGGATGGAAGTAGCGGGCGTCGGTGGCCGCCACGGTGAGGAAGGGCCCCACCAGCACGTCCGGGAACACCTGCCGGATGGTGCGTTGCAATTGCCGCCAACCCTCCGTGTCCAGGCGCGACACCGGCGAGGCCTCATCACCCTCCACGGCAATCTCCACGCGCTCGTCCTCCACCACCTTCCGCACGTGGTCGCGCACGTCCTCCAGGCTGTCGCCCGGCAGGAGGCGGACGTTGAGCACCGCGCGCGCCTGCGCGGGCAGCACGTTGGGCTTGGGGCTCGCTTCGAGCATGGTGGCCGCGAGGGTGGTGCGGATGCTGGCGTTCGTGGAGGGGGACGCGGCCATCCGCCGCTCGAGGAGGGGGGCGAAGAGCCAGGTGTTGGCGAAGAGCAGGCGCATGCCGAAGCCCATCTCCGGCCCCACGGACTCGAAGAGCGCCCGCGTCCCGCCTCGCAGCGCGGGAGGGAAGGGGTTGTCCTCCAGCCGCACGAGCGCCTGGGCCAGGGTGTTCGCGGCCGTCTGCGGGGGCGGCATGGAGGCGTGTCCGCCCGTGCTCCGCACCGTCAGCTCCACGCGCCCGGAGCCCTTCTCCGCCACGCCCACCAGGGCCACGGGCGCGGCCACGCCGGGCACCAGCCCCACGCCAATGGGGCCTCCCTCGTCCAGCACCGACTCCAGGCGCACGCCCCGCTCGCGCAGCAGCGCGGCCACGCGAGCGGCGCCGTCGTGCCCGCCCACCTCCTCGTCCGCGCCGAAGGCGAGCATCACCGTGCGGCGGGGCGCGTAGCCCTCGGCGAGCAGGCCCTCCACGGCTTCGAGGATGGCCAGCACGCTGCCCTTGTCGTCCAGCGCCCCGCGCCCGTACACGTAGCCATCCGCCACGGTGCCGCCGAAGGGCGGGTGGCTCCAGGTGGCCTCCGCCTCCGCGGGCACCACGTCCAGGTGCCCCATCAGCAGCACGGGCGCCAGGCCGGACTCGGAACCCTTCCAGGTGTAGAGGTGCGAATGCACGCCCACGGTCTCGTGCACCAGCTGCGCGTGCACGCGGGGAAACCAGGTGACGAACCGGGCATGCAGCGCCTGAAAGGCCGCGTCGTCCGCGCTCACGCCGTCGGAGGCGGCGATGGTTCTGTGTCGCAGCGCCTCGGCGAGGCGCTCCGAGGCCGCCGTGGCATCCACCGGGAAGGGGGCCGCGGGCTCGGCGGGCACCTGCCGTGAATCGAAGCGCAGCGTGCGGGCCACGAGGACGCCCGCGAGCAGCAGGATGGGTGTCAGCAGGACGAGGAGGACGCGCTTCATCGGTGGAGGAATCCCGGAGAGGAGTCAGCCGAGCGTAGCAGCTGGCGTGACGCGCCACGCCCACTGCCGGACCCGGGCACTGCGCCGCCAGGAATCCACCATCCAGCTGGTCCCGGAGTGCGGCTCCAGGGCGGAGCCTGGCGGGCTACTTTGCAGCCGCAAAGCCATTCATGAAAGACGTTCATGGCGATCCTGGCGGGCCGGCATCGTTTCGTCTGGATTCGCCTCGCACCATGGAGGGCTTTGTGGGTTGGGGGGGCGCCACGGATGTGGGCCGGAGCGGGGGCAGCCATGGGGATGATGCGAACGCGGGCCGTGCTCGTCCCGGACGAGGGGACGCTGGCGCTGTCGGAGGACTATTTTCGTTCCGCGCACCACCTGCGAGCCGAACGGGTGACGCATACGCTGGTCGTCGAGGACGGCGCGGGGAACACGCAGCGGGTGCCGCTCATCGTGCGGTCCATCGAGGGGACGTCATACCGTGACGCCATCTCACCCTATGGATTTCCCGGCGGTGTGATGGCCGGCCTCCAGGAGGTGCCAAAGGAGACCGTGGACTGGCGGGGGACGGAGCTCGTCAGCATCTTCGTGCGGGACCGCGTCATGGGGCCCCGGTGCTTCGCGGACGGAACGGAGCGCAACGAGGTGTTCTTCATCGACCCGCGCATGCCCGTCGAGTTCCGCGCGATGCATTGCCGGCACATCCGGCGCAACCTCCGGCTGGGCTACGTGAGCCACGCGTGCGAGGCGCACGCGGCCTCGCGCGAGGAGCGGGAGGGATTCCAGACCGCCTACCGGCAGACCATGGTTCGGGAAGGGGCGAGCCCCCGCTACTTCTTCTCCGATGCGTATTTCGACGAGTTGTTTGCCGCGCCGTGCGCCTGGCTGGTGGCGGCGCATGCCCCCGACGGAGCCGTGGCCTCCGCCGCGCTGTGCGTCAGCAGCGACGGCATGCTGCACTACTACCTGGGGGGAACGGTGGATGCGCACCTGATGCGCTCGCCAGCGAAGAATGTCTTTGGAACGCTGGTGGAACTCTGCACACAGCTGGGGGTTCCGCTCAATCTGGGCGGAGGCCTCCAGCCGGGTGACACCCTGGAGCAGTTCAAGCGGAGCCTCTCGAACGCGAGCTCCCACCTCCACACCCATGAACTCATCTGCGATCCGGCGGTGTATGCCGAGTTGTCGCAAGGCCGTACGGCCAACGGCTTCTTCCCGGTCTACCGCGCGCCCGGCAATTGAGGAGACCGCGGGACAGGCTCCCTCCCACGCGAGGGCGGGTTCGTGCCGACAGCCCGACACGTGCCCGCGACTGAAGGGAGCATGGTGAGAAGGCCGGGAGGATCCCTACCGTGCGACTTGCTCCGGGGGTGTCGACCGGAGAAGTCCAGGAAGGTAGACCCGGATGACCCGCATTCTTGTCGCTCCGGAGGCCAGCCCCCCGCGCCTGGTGGAATTGGACGCGCTCCGAGGCATCGCCGCGCTGGCGGTCGCGCTGTATCACTTCACGGCTGAGTACAGCGACCTCTACGGGCACTCCGGTTCCCTCTGGGAGATGCGGTTCGGCAAGTACGGGGTGCAGCTCTTCTTCGCCATCAGCGGCTTCGTCATCCTGATGTCGCTGGAGCGCGTCGAGCGGGTCCGGGACTTCATGTGGAGCCGCGCGGTCCGGCTCTATCCGTCCTATTGGACGTCCGTCGCGCTCACCTTCACGGTGGTGACGCTCTTCGGACTGCCGGAGCGCGAGTTCAGCCTCCAGACGGCCCTGGTCAACCTGACCATGTTTCACGAGCTCCTGCGCATCCCGCATGTCGACACCGTGTATTGGACGCTGACCATCGAGCTGTCCTTCTACCTGCTGATGTTCGTGCTCGCGTCCGCGCGGCTGCTGCCCAGGGTCATCTCCGTCTTCATCGTGCTCGTCGTGGCGCAGACGCTGGCGGAGCTGGCGGCCCAGGCCGCGGGCATGACGTTCCTCGCGCGCCTCGCGAGCCGGCCGCACCTGCAATACTTCGCGCTGGGAATGCTGGCCCTCAAGCACAGCCGCGGCGAGGTCTCCCTCCCGTCCGGGCTGGTGCTCGTGGGCGTCAGTTTCGCTCACGAGGTGCTGGTGGGGAGCGAGGCGCCGGCCCCCGTGTTCGGCGGGGTCCTGGCGCTTGCCTATGCGTTGTCACGGGGCTGGCTGCGCTGGCTCACGTGGCGCCCGCTGCTCTTCATGGGGTTCATCTCCTACCCGTTCTACCTGGTCCACCAGAACATCGGTTACGTCATCATCCGGAGGCTCGAGGCCGCGGGCTGGCGTCCCGACGCGGCCATCGCGGTCGCGATGACGGCCGGCTTCCTGCTGGCCATCCTCATCACCTATCGCGTCGAGCAGCCCGCGCTGCGCGTCTTCCGTCAGTGGCGGCGGAAGACAGCGGCCCAGGCGGCGCTCCCGCCACACCTCGCTTGAGAGCCTCCGCACTCCGCGCTGGAGCAGGGGCGCGGCGGGTCCTGCATCGCTCATGGAAAGGCTGCGCCCCCATGTTGAACCCCTCCGAAGCGTTGCGAATCTCATCTCCGGGCCTGAAGCAATGCCGCGCCGTCCTGGTGCCCGACGGGGGAATGTCCACCTTGTCGGAGGACTACTTCCGCTCCCCGCACCACCTGCGGGCCGAGGGCACGACACACACCTTGCTCATCGAGGACGCGGCGGGACGCGCGCTGCGCGTGCCGCTCATCGTGAGGCCCATCGAAGGGACGCCGTATCACGATGCCATCTCACCCTACGGATTTCCCGGCGGCCGGCTGGATGGGTTGAGGGAGGTGTCGAGGGACGCCGTGGACTGGACGGACACCGGGCTCGTCAGCCTCTTCGTGCGCGACCGCGTCACCGGCCCTCGCTGCTTCACGGGCGCGACGAAGCGCAACGAGGTGTTCTTCATCGACTCCCAGCGCCCTGTGGTGTTCCAGGCGGAGGCCCGCCGGCAGATGCGCCGCAACACCCGGCTGGGCTTCGTGAGCACCTGCGGCCCGGCGCGTGAGGCCTCGCGCGAGGAGCGCGAGGGCTTCAAGGAGGTCTACCGGCAGACCATGGTTCGCGACAGGGCACACGCGCGGTACTTCTTCTCCGACGCGTACTTCGAGGACCTGTTCTCCTCGCCGGTGGCATGGCTCGCGACGACGCGTGCGCCGGATGGCGTCATCGCCTCGTCGGGAGTCGCGGTCGTCAGCGACGGCGTGCTGCATCACTATCTGGGCGGGACGGCGGATGTGTACCTGCCGCGTTCCCCCGCCAAGAACACCGTGTTCGAGTCGCTGCTGGGGCTCAGCAAGCAGCTGGGGCTGCCGTTGCATCTGGGCGGCGGCGTGCGCCCGGGCGACGGGCTGGAGCGCTTCAAGCGGAGCTTCGGGAACGCGAGCTCCCATCTCTACACCCACGAGTTCATCTGTGAACCGTCGGTGTATGCACGGCTCTCCGCGGGCCGCGACACGGGCTTCTTCCCGGCGTATCGCGCGCCCCAGGGC
This genomic interval carries:
- a CDS encoding cupin domain-containing protein: MGDTSVKKVESRHSPKGEMGQKYLASGVRVAMRLWEDEPPAEAKPASTRDYETVGFVLKGRAELHLEGQIILLNPGDSWLVPRGARHTYKVLETFSAVEATSPVSSVHGRDEHEATKGAKA
- a CDS encoding helix-turn-helix domain-containing protein translates to MKSPGHGKMTGRYDDDCVATREILSLVGDKWSVMVIVNLGEGPVRFSDLKRAIEGISQRMLTLTLRNLERDGLLTRTVHPTTPPSVDYALTRLGRTLLEPVSALAMWAQKHRPEMERAREAFERSHRAK
- a CDS encoding DoxX family protein; protein product: MNPPSPAVSAGAKSSKGLHVGLWIVQALLGITFVGSGLWKAFTPLPELAAMIPWAGQVPAAFLYFIAFVDVAGGLGVVLPSLTRIKPGLTVLAALGCALLQLSAIVFHFSRGEAANTPFNFFLVALSLFVSWGRRAGAPIKPRHA
- a CDS encoding GNAT family N-acetyltransferase, producing the protein MSTLSEDYFRSPHHLRAEGTTHTLLIEDAAGRALRVPLIVRPIEGTPYHDAISPYGFPGGRLDGLREVSRDAVDWTDTGLVSLFVRDRVTGPRCFTGATKRNEVFFIDSQRPVVFQAEARRQMRRNTRLGFVSTCGPAREASREEREGFKEVYRQTMVRDRAHARYFFSDAYFEDLFSSPVAWLATTRAPDGVIASSGVAVVSDGVLHHYLGGTADVYLPRSPAKNTVFESLLGLSKQLGLPLHLGGGVRPGDGLERFKRSFGNASSHLYTHEFICEPSVYARLSAGRDTGFFPAYRAPQG
- a CDS encoding periplasmic heavy metal sensor, which codes for MFGFVFGTACLAGLFATLRRGRYGYHHHGRGGRWGMRPRLRWLFERLETSPGQEKVIVKAVENVREAFAKVKDQWGPSRTSLAGSLRGEHFDGAMLRELFSRHDVALETLRNAVQDALSQMHEALEPNQRRELADIIEHGWGYGWRGEGRGWHGRRCGGYGRWGGHPHNDDRPSSFI
- a CDS encoding acyltransferase, which translates into the protein MTRILVAPEASPPRLVELDALRGIAALAVALYHFTAEYSDLYGHSGSLWEMRFGKYGVQLFFAISGFVILMSLERVERVRDFMWSRAVRLYPSYWTSVALTFTVVTLFGLPEREFSLQTALVNLTMFHELLRIPHVDTVYWTLTIELSFYLLMFVLASARLLPRVISVFIVLVVAQTLAELAAQAAGMTFLARLASRPHLQYFALGMLALKHSRGEVSLPSGLVLVGVSFAHEVLVGSEAPAPVFGGVLALAYALSRGWLRWLTWRPLLFMGFISYPFYLVHQNIGYVIIRRLEAAGWRPDAAIAVAMTAGFLLAILITYRVEQPALRVFRQWRRKTAAQAALPPHLA
- a CDS encoding M20 family peptidase; translation: MKRVLLVLLTPILLLAGVLVARTLRFDSRQVPAEPAAPFPVDATAASERLAEALRHRTIAASDGVSADDAAFQALHARFVTWFPRVHAQLVHETVGVHSHLYTWKGSESGLAPVLLMGHLDVVPAEAEATWSHPPFGGTVADGYVYGRGALDDKGSVLAILEAVEGLLAEGYAPRRTVMLAFGADEEVGGHDGAARVAALLRERGVRLESVLDEGGPIGVGLVPGVAAPVALVGVAEKGSGRVELTVRSTGGHASMPPPQTAANTLAQALVRLEDNPFPPALRGGTRALFESVGPEMGFGMRLLFANTWLFAPLLERRMAASPSTNASIRTTLAATMLEASPKPNVLPAQARAVLNVRLLPGDSLEDVRDHVRKVVEDERVEIAVEGDEASPVSRLDTEGWRQLQRTIRQVFPDVLVGPFLTVAATDARYFHPLSDSVYRFVPVRLNREDLTRMHGRDERLSVEEHAAAIRFYAQYLRNTTR
- a CDS encoding cold-shock protein; this translates as MATGTVKWFNDAKGFGFIAQDNGEDVFCHHTAINMDGFRTLAEGQKVEFEVTRGPKGLQAQNVRAA
- a CDS encoding metallophosphoesterase — its product is MRILSVDEKPLHEWWYLNAAPRGGSRPERLPLLSGWVDTLPNELDALIALSDLQGMAPHAAQDCAAALLGEVLADELAMMGEAGDLPPASRTGILLAGDLYSNDTADERGASGDVRSVWSAFTRNFRWVVGVAGNHDTFGRDQERERFFLESGRELLDGGVVTPDGLPVGGVSYIIGRPDKLNRREQSAQLERLESVLLEEPEVLVLHEGPDAPEKGLRGNPVIREAVEPWSKLVVICGHCHWDVPLVTLASGTQVLNVDAHAVILRRAGA
- a CDS encoding tRNA-uridine aminocarboxypropyltransferase gives rise to the protein MPPRAARPPRCSRCNLAKHLCLCAEIPRVETRTRFVFLQHVMEVSKRSNTGGVAAHALANSKLLIHGSMAETFDMEALTEPGTWLLFPDGAPARPDAPPPRQVVVLDANWSQARRMTQRLSELRALPRLVLPPPEPGLLRLREPSHPSGMSTLDAVARAVALLEGPEVAAPLVRLASLRVQRIADCGTLN
- a CDS encoding GNAT family N-acetyltransferase, producing the protein MGMMRTRAVLVPDEGTLALSEDYFRSAHHLRAERVTHTLVVEDGAGNTQRVPLIVRSIEGTSYRDAISPYGFPGGVMAGLQEVPKETVDWRGTELVSIFVRDRVMGPRCFADGTERNEVFFIDPRMPVEFRAMHCRHIRRNLRLGYVSHACEAHAASREEREGFQTAYRQTMVREGASPRYFFSDAYFDELFAAPCAWLVAAHAPDGAVASAALCVSSDGMLHYYLGGTVDAHLMRSPAKNVFGTLVELCTQLGVPLNLGGGLQPGDTLEQFKRSLSNASSHLHTHELICDPAVYAELSQGRTANGFFPVYRAPGN
- a CDS encoding HAD hydrolase-like protein, whose translation is MAYRLIIFDFDGTLADSADWFRGIFNEVARRYGFRGVSAEELESLRGQDHRALLATLGVPMWKLPFIAAHVRKLAARDAHRIPLFPGVEAMLEQLQARGLTLAVVSSNAEANIRRVLGPVASERIRHYACGAGLFSKRAKFRKVLKAAGVRAHEALSVGDEVRDIEAAAAEGIATAAVTWGYATEALLRSRAPTVVLTRIEELLQAVAA